A single window of Sphingobacteriales bacterium DNA harbors:
- a CDS encoding nucleotidyltransferase domain-containing protein, which yields MNKVESAYLFGSMTNAKIKNPNDIDLLIRFNDKINFIEYSDNYFRIINSLQELLKKDVDIVAEETISNKYLKQSIDAEKIQIL from the coding sequence GTGAATAAAGTAGAAAGTGCATATTTATTTGGTAGTATGACTAATGCAAAAATAAAAAACCCAAATGACATAGATTTGTTAATTAGGTTCAACGATAAAATAAATTTTATTGAATACAGTGATAATTATTTTAGAATTATAAATAGTTTACAAGAATTATTAAAAAAAGACGTTGATATTGTTGCAGAAGAAACAATATCAAATAAATATCTGAAACAATCTATTGACGCAGAAAAAATTCAGATTTTATGA
- a CDS encoding DUF86 domain-containing protein — protein sequence MNIKELKLLEDIKTSISSIDEHLQHKRDFNLYISNKTIRRAVERELEIIGEAIGILLKLNPNINISYARQIVDLRNKVIHAYDNVNNTIIWKVIVVDLPVLKIEVNNLLP from the coding sequence ATGAATATCAAAGAACTAAAATTACTCGAAGATATTAAAACTTCTATTTCTTCTATTGATGAACATCTCCAACACAAAAGAGATTTTAATTTATATATATCAAACAAGACAATTCGTCGTGCTGTAGAAAGAGAATTAGAAATCATTGGAGAAGCAATTGGAATTCTTTTAAAGTTAAATCCAAATATAAATATTTCATATGCAAGACAAATTGTTGATTTAAGAAATAAAGTCATTCATGCATACGATAATGTAAATAACACAATTATTTGGAAAGTAATAGTTGTAGATTTACCAGTTTTGAAAATTGAAGTTAATAACTTACTACCATAA
- a CDS encoding SAM-dependent methyltransferase: MTLNTLYLIPTTIAENSTQTIPTYIADAITICEIFVVENLKTARRFIKSIVKAKNIDKCIFIELDKHQNYKFDEQFFYTLKNKNIGLMSEAGTPCIADPGNKFVQLAHELRWKIKPLVGPSSILLALMSSGFNGQQFSFNGYLPIDAKERRSKILELERYANKNQTQIFMDTPYRNQKMLEELLSNCNVNTKLCIACNLAANDEWIKTLTIAEWKKQKVDVQKKPCIFILGK, from the coding sequence ATTACCTTGAATACACTTTACCTTATTCCTACAACAATTGCTGAAAATAGTACACAGACTATTCCAACATACATTGCAGATGCAATTACAATATGTGAGATATTTGTCGTAGAAAATCTAAAAACTGCAAGAAGATTTATCAAATCAATTGTAAAAGCAAAAAATATAGATAAGTGTATTTTTATTGAGTTAGATAAACATCAGAACTACAAATTTGACGAGCAATTTTTTTATACATTAAAAAATAAAAATATAGGATTGATGAGCGAAGCAGGCACGCCGTGCATCGCAGATCCAGGAAATAAATTTGTGCAACTTGCACACGAATTAAGATGGAAAATTAAACCATTAGTTGGTCCAAGTTCAATTTTATTAGCATTAATGTCAAGTGGATTCAATGGACAGCAATTCTCATTCAATGGTTATTTGCCTATTGATGCAAAAGAAAGAAGAAGTAAAATTTTAGAGTTAGAACGATATGCCAATAAAAATCAAACACAAATTTTTATGGACACACCATATCGAAATCAAAAGATGCTAGAAGAACTCTTGAGCAATTGCAATGTCAATACAAAATTATGCATAGCATGCAATCTTGCAGCCAATGATGAATGGATAAAAACACTAACTATTGCTGAATGGAAGAAGCAAAAAGTAGATGTACAAAAAAAACCATGTATTTTTATTTTAGGAAAATAA
- a CDS encoding DUF3109 family protein has translation MIIIDDVLISDDVLEKQFVCNISKCKGACCIEGDSGAPVEKEERKILKKIFPKIKKYLTQEGIEAIEKQGTSVDEEDDEYASFATPLINGGACAYINYDENGTVVCGIEQAYRDGVIDYQKPISCHLYPIRLKRMDTMLAMNYDYWEICKDACTLGKKLKVPVYQFLKEPIIRKFGEEFYEILEQASKK, from the coding sequence ATGATAATTATAGATGATGTATTGATAAGCGATGATGTGTTGGAAAAACAATTTGTTTGTAACATAAGCAAATGCAAAGGTGCATGTTGCATAGAAGGCGATAGTGGTGCGCCAGTAGAAAAAGAAGAAAGAAAAATTTTAAAAAAGATATTTCCAAAAATAAAAAAGTACCTAACGCAAGAAGGCATTGAAGCAATAGAAAAACAAGGTACTTCTGTAGATGAAGAAGATGATGAATATGCATCTTTTGCAACACCTTTAATTAATGGTGGAGCATGTGCTTACATTAACTATGATGAAAATGGAACAGTAGTTTGTGGTATAGAACAAGCATATAGAGATGGTGTAATTGACTATCAAAAGCCAATCAGTTGCCATCTGTATCCAATTCGTTTAAAAAGAATGGACACCATGCTTGCCATGAATTACGACTATTGGGAAATATGTAAAGATGCTTGTACACTTGGAAAAAAATTAAAAGTTCCAGTATATCAATTTCTAAAAGAGCCAATAATTAGAAAGTTTGGCGAAGAATTTTATGAAATCTTAGAGCAAGCTTCTAAAAAATAG